One Burkholderia vietnamiensis LMG 10929 genomic window carries:
- a CDS encoding ribonuclease T2, whose protein sequence is MLNTLARTVAALAVASASLHAVAQTSYDYLLLAASWEPGFCASHDTPECTNLAGTYAATSLSLHGLWPNNYDGNQPFYCGVPQSDVDLDNAHQWCSMDAYPISTTTRNTLSTYMPGVASCLDKHEWFKHGTCSNSASADAYWNQATGMVSRLGNTSFNAFLQANAGKTVTRNQLLSAFEGAFGSNTRSAVSLKCTKTNGVSYFTEAWIAVKTSATTQFPSAASLVTDGNTQGTCPTSGVYIAK, encoded by the coding sequence ATGTTGAACACACTCGCCCGCACCGTGGCGGCGCTCGCCGTCGCATCCGCGTCGCTGCATGCCGTCGCGCAGACCAGCTACGACTACCTGTTGCTCGCCGCATCGTGGGAGCCCGGCTTCTGCGCGTCGCACGACACGCCGGAGTGTACGAACCTGGCCGGCACGTACGCGGCGACGAGCCTGTCGCTGCATGGCCTGTGGCCGAACAACTACGACGGCAACCAGCCGTTCTACTGCGGCGTGCCGCAGAGCGACGTCGACCTCGACAACGCGCACCAGTGGTGCAGCATGGATGCGTATCCGATCAGCACCACGACGCGCAACACGCTGTCGACGTACATGCCGGGCGTCGCGTCGTGCCTCGACAAGCACGAATGGTTCAAGCACGGCACCTGCTCGAATTCGGCATCGGCGGACGCCTACTGGAATCAGGCGACCGGCATGGTGAGCCGGCTCGGCAACACGTCGTTCAACGCGTTCCTGCAGGCGAACGCGGGCAAGACCGTGACGCGCAACCAGCTGCTGTCCGCGTTCGAAGGCGCGTTCGGCAGCAACACGCGCAGCGCGGTGTCGTTGAAGTGCACGAAGACCAACGGCGTCAGCTATTTCACCGAAGCATGGATCGCGGTGAAGACGAGCGCGACCACGCAGTTCCCGAGCGCGGCGTCGCTCGTGACCGACGGCAATACGCAGGGGACCTGTCCGACCTCGGGCGTGTATATCGCGAAGTGA
- a CDS encoding isochorismatase family cysteine hydrolase gives MQPEHASDHAPNDPTGPDARAHAPLPPLVPAQTALIVMHYQTDILGLFPSAAPTLLANTRRLCDAARAGGVHVCFANLRFSPGYPEVSPRNKNGQGIKQLGRFVDDGPCPELGRLDGEPLIAAHRASVFFGTDLQARLAARGIDTLILVGIASTGVVLSSVAHASDADFRLYTVKDCCYDPDPIVHEHLFATAFETRTTVLSLEQALRLLA, from the coding sequence ATGCAACCGGAACACGCTTCAGATCACGCCCCAAACGACCCGACAGGCCCGGATGCACGCGCACACGCGCCGCTTCCGCCGCTCGTGCCCGCGCAAACCGCACTGATCGTCATGCACTACCAGACCGACATTCTCGGGCTGTTTCCGTCGGCGGCGCCCACGCTGCTCGCGAACACACGCCGGCTCTGCGACGCGGCGCGCGCGGGCGGCGTGCACGTCTGCTTCGCGAATCTCCGCTTCAGTCCCGGCTACCCCGAAGTCAGCCCGCGCAACAAGAACGGCCAAGGGATCAAGCAGCTCGGCCGGTTCGTCGACGACGGCCCGTGCCCCGAACTCGGCCGGCTCGACGGCGAGCCGCTGATCGCCGCACATCGCGCGAGCGTGTTCTTCGGCACCGATCTGCAGGCACGGCTCGCCGCGCGAGGCATCGACACGCTGATCCTGGTCGGGATCGCGTCGACCGGCGTCGTGCTGTCGTCGGTTGCGCACGCAAGCGATGCGGATTTCCGTCTGTACACGGTGAAGGACTGCTGTTACGACCCGGACCCGATCGTGCACGAGCATCTGTTCGCGACCGCGTTCGAGACGCGCACGACGGTGTTGTCGCTCGAACAGGCGCTGCGCCTGCTCGCGTGA
- a CDS encoding alpha/beta fold hydrolase, translating to MSRITTPDGTEIYYNDWGTGQPIVLVGGWLVSADMWEYQAHFLASNGFRVIAYDRRGFGRSSQPWSGYDYDSLTSDLDELIQQLDLTDAILVGYSMGGGEVARYIGTRGSKRVAKVVLLSATTPLLMAGADNPAGVPRDIFDGLRAGVLHDRADFLVNFGRAFTGADHDASVVTQAMLDWTFNMAITASIKATHDCIASFSETDLRPDLKKFDIPTLVIHGGADPVVPIDLSGKVSAELIPGARLVVYEGAYHALYYTHKDRLNQDILDFARSS from the coding sequence ATGAGCCGGATTACGACGCCTGACGGTACTGAAATCTATTACAACGACTGGGGAACCGGGCAGCCGATCGTGCTGGTTGGCGGGTGGCTGGTCAGCGCCGACATGTGGGAATACCAGGCGCACTTCCTCGCCAGCAACGGCTTCCGCGTCATAGCGTATGATCGCCGCGGCTTTGGACGGTCGAGCCAGCCGTGGTCGGGCTACGACTACGACAGCCTCACGAGCGACCTGGACGAGTTGATTCAGCAGCTGGACCTCACCGACGCCATTTTGGTCGGCTACTCGATGGGCGGCGGAGAAGTTGCACGATACATCGGTACGCGCGGATCGAAGCGTGTCGCCAAGGTCGTTCTTCTCAGCGCGACGACCCCGTTACTCATGGCAGGGGCCGATAACCCGGCGGGCGTTCCCCGCGACATTTTCGACGGGTTGCGTGCCGGCGTACTCCATGATCGCGCCGATTTTCTGGTCAATTTCGGTCGCGCCTTTACGGGAGCCGATCATGACGCGTCGGTGGTCACGCAGGCGATGCTCGACTGGACATTCAATATGGCAATCACGGCGAGCATCAAGGCAACCCATGACTGCATTGCATCGTTTTCCGAAACCGATTTGCGTCCCGACCTGAAAAAATTCGATATCCCCACGCTGGTCATCCACGGCGGCGCCGACCCCGTTGTGCCAATCGACCTTTCGGGCAAGGTGTCTGCCGAGCTGATTCCCGGTGCGAGACTGGTTGTCTACGAGGGCGCCTATCATGCGTTGTACTACACGCACAAGGATCGCCTCAATCAGGACATATTGGACTTTGCCCGATCGTCGTAG
- a CDS encoding D-serine ammonia-lyase — translation MTDSIYGKPLESWLRDYPLLRPLMALEPVEWFNPAVAPLTEALDDIALDASHIADASARLQRFAPLLADLFADVRDTGGIIESPLTDVPAFAQALSERYGVETPRRLLLKQDSHLPISGSIKARGGIYEVLFYAEQLALRHGLLNDGDDYRVLAGDACRALFREHRIAVGSTGNLGMSIGIASATLGFAATVHMSTDARQWKKDRLRAHGVTVVEYAGDYGEAIENGRRLAANDPMCHFVDDENSTTLFLGYAVAGERLKRQLEASNVRVDATHPLFVYLPCGVGGGPGGVAFGLKLAFGDAVHCVFAEPTHSPCMLMGVLTGLHEQLAVQDFGIDNVTAADGLAVGRPSGFVGRAMQRMIDGYFTVEDRELYAMLALMAQTSDIRLEPSALAGAPGFARVSTERQGYRARMQLDDSVMRDATHVIWATGGGMVPQAEMNAYLQAGRQALAGS, via the coding sequence ATGACCGATTCCATCTACGGCAAGCCACTCGAATCCTGGCTTCGCGACTACCCGCTTCTGCGCCCATTGATGGCGCTCGAGCCGGTCGAGTGGTTCAACCCCGCCGTCGCGCCGCTGACCGAAGCGCTCGATGACATTGCGCTGGACGCCTCGCATATCGCCGATGCGAGCGCGCGCCTGCAACGCTTCGCGCCGCTGCTGGCCGACCTGTTCGCCGATGTGCGCGACACGGGCGGCATTATCGAATCGCCGCTCACCGACGTGCCTGCGTTCGCGCAGGCATTGAGCGAACGTTACGGCGTGGAAACGCCGCGGCGCCTGCTGCTCAAGCAGGACAGCCATCTGCCGATCTCCGGCTCGATCAAGGCGCGTGGCGGCATCTATGAAGTGCTCTTCTACGCCGAGCAGCTTGCGCTGCGCCACGGCTTGCTCAACGACGGCGACGATTACCGCGTCCTCGCCGGCGACGCATGTCGCGCGCTGTTTCGCGAGCACCGCATCGCGGTCGGGTCGACCGGCAATCTCGGCATGTCGATCGGCATCGCGAGCGCGACGCTCGGCTTTGCGGCGACCGTGCATATGTCCACCGATGCGCGCCAATGGAAGAAGGACCGCCTGCGCGCGCATGGCGTGACGGTCGTGGAGTATGCGGGCGATTACGGCGAAGCGATCGAGAACGGCCGGCGTCTTGCGGCTAACGATCCGATGTGCCACTTCGTCGACGACGAAAATTCGACGACGCTGTTCCTCGGCTATGCGGTCGCGGGTGAGCGCCTGAAGCGTCAGCTCGAAGCGTCGAACGTGCGTGTCGATGCGACGCATCCGCTCTTCGTGTATCTGCCTTGCGGCGTAGGCGGCGGCCCGGGCGGTGTCGCGTTCGGCTTGAAGCTCGCCTTCGGCGATGCGGTGCACTGTGTTTTCGCGGAGCCGACCCATTCGCCGTGCATGTTGATGGGCGTGCTGACCGGCTTGCACGAGCAGCTTGCGGTGCAGGATTTCGGTATCGACAACGTGACGGCCGCCGACGGCCTCGCGGTCGGACGCCCTTCCGGATTCGTCGGTCGTGCGATGCAACGGATGATCGATGGCTATTTCACCGTCGAGGATCGCGAGCTATATGCAATGCTCGCGCTGATGGCGCAGACGAGCGACATCCGGCTGGAGCCGTCGGCGCTGGCCGGCGCGCCGGGTTTCGCGCGCGTGTCGACGGAACGGCAAGGTTACCGTGCCCGCATGCAGCTGGACGACTCCGTCATGCGGGACGCGACGCATGTGATCTGGGCAACGGGCGGCGGTATGGTGCCGCAAGCTGAGATGAACGCATATCTGCAGGCCGGGCGGCAGGCACTGGCGGGGTCTTGA
- a CDS encoding amidase: MSDRHELTRHSAVALRALLLAREISAVELLDACIARIETLNPYVNAITATSFERARREARAADAALARGNAVGVLHGLPVGIKDLEETEGLLTTYGSPLYRANIPAQDNTLVRRLRAAGAIVVGKTNVPEMGAGANSFNPVWGATGNPFDPRLNAGGSSGGSAAALALDMVPLASGSDTGGSLRIPAAKCGVVGLRTSPGLVPSDRKPLGWTPNAVVGPMGRTVEDTWLQLAATVGQSGSDPLGYPCALDATMERRAHTDLATLRVGYTEDFGVCAVDDDIRAVFRRRIALLRGEVAVCEPIDVDFSGAHQCFDVLRAEAFVAGLQKAYETNPDLLGPNPRANYEMGINLGLADCVRAHADQTRLFRRFQTLFDRYDVILSPTTPVSPFRWTQPYLKSVNGIALENYYRWLSLTYVVTLTTNPAVSLPCGVDHRGMPFGLQMIGAFRGDLALLDAARAFETLFESSDEMRRPIPDVAKLRASDVDLRSIVTHPPVLDAASSSHACASAV, translated from the coding sequence ATGAGCGACCGCCACGAACTCACCCGCCATAGCGCCGTCGCGTTGCGCGCGCTGTTGCTGGCGCGGGAAATCTCCGCTGTTGAACTGCTCGATGCCTGCATCGCGCGCATCGAAACGCTCAATCCGTATGTCAACGCGATCACGGCGACGAGTTTCGAACGCGCACGCCGCGAAGCGCGCGCCGCCGACGCCGCGCTCGCACGCGGCAATGCCGTCGGCGTACTGCACGGCTTGCCTGTCGGCATCAAGGATCTCGAAGAAACCGAAGGCCTTCTGACCACCTACGGTTCGCCGTTGTACCGCGCAAACATTCCCGCACAGGACAACACGCTGGTGCGCCGGTTGCGCGCGGCAGGCGCGATCGTGGTCGGCAAGACCAACGTGCCCGAAATGGGCGCGGGTGCGAACAGCTTCAATCCGGTGTGGGGCGCGACGGGCAATCCATTCGATCCGCGTCTGAATGCGGGCGGTTCGTCGGGCGGCTCGGCAGCGGCGCTTGCGCTCGATATGGTGCCACTCGCGTCCGGTTCGGACACGGGCGGCTCGCTACGGATTCCAGCGGCCAAATGCGGCGTGGTCGGTTTGCGCACCTCGCCGGGGCTCGTGCCCAGCGATCGCAAGCCGCTCGGCTGGACGCCAAATGCCGTGGTGGGGCCGATGGGTCGCACCGTCGAGGACACGTGGCTCCAACTCGCCGCGACGGTCGGGCAATCCGGCAGCGATCCGCTCGGTTATCCGTGCGCGCTCGACGCGACGATGGAACGCCGCGCGCACACGGATCTCGCGACGCTGCGTGTGGGCTACACGGAAGATTTCGGCGTCTGCGCTGTCGATGACGATATCCGCGCCGTGTTTCGCCGCAGGATCGCGCTGCTGCGCGGCGAAGTGGCCGTCTGCGAGCCGATCGACGTCGATTTCTCGGGCGCGCATCAATGCTTCGACGTGCTGCGCGCGGAAGCCTTCGTCGCGGGTCTGCAAAAAGCCTACGAGACGAATCCCGATCTGCTCGGGCCGAATCCGCGCGCCAACTACGAAATGGGCATCAACCTCGGTCTTGCCGATTGCGTGCGCGCGCATGCCGACCAGACGCGGCTGTTCCGCCGCTTCCAGACGCTGTTCGATCGCTACGACGTGATCCTGTCGCCCACGACGCCTGTTTCGCCGTTCCGTTGGACGCAGCCGTATCTGAAATCGGTGAACGGCATCGCACTGGAAAACTACTATCGCTGGCTGTCGCTGACCTATGTCGTCACGCTGACGACGAATCCGGCCGTGTCGCTGCCGTGCGGCGTCGATCATCGCGGCATGCCGTTCGGCTTGCAGATGATCGGTGCATTTCGCGGCGATCTTGCGCTGCTCGACGCGGCACGCGCATTCGAAACACTCTTCGAGTCGTCGGACGAAATGCGCCGCCCGATTCCCGATGTCGCGAAATTGCGCGCATCGGATGTCGATCTCCGTTCCATCGTCACGCATCCGCCGGTGCTGGACGCCGCGTCGTCCTCCCACGCTTGCGCTTCGGCAGTCTGA
- a CDS encoding LysR family transcriptional regulator: MSARILQEAAVRYFLEVVNTGSVADAASRLNVVPSAVSRQIARLESELGTPLFVRRSRGMVPSKAGEMLAAYARRSQLDAEQISLEIDALRGEAERTIRIACTEGFSATFVPRAMAVFRRTVAPASFEVVVDTAAGVTQRVREAECDVGLTFSFGPEKDIHTAFSMPSPIHAIVAASHPLAQEPQVSFRRLLAYPLALPGVHSTLHKLIDIYCSREGVACKSVLSSATLETLLGFTIASDAVTFSGELFVRPRLASGELVALHVPELTTSERAIEIQTLARRALPPLLDAFIEHLSRELAPAARVEQK, translated from the coding sequence ATGAGCGCCCGCATTCTTCAGGAAGCCGCCGTCCGCTACTTCCTCGAAGTGGTCAACACCGGCTCCGTTGCCGACGCCGCCAGTCGTTTGAACGTCGTGCCTTCCGCCGTGAGCAGGCAAATCGCGCGGCTCGAAAGCGAGCTCGGCACGCCGCTGTTCGTGCGGCGATCGCGCGGCATGGTGCCGAGCAAGGCAGGCGAAATGCTCGCCGCGTATGCGCGCCGTTCGCAGCTCGACGCGGAGCAGATTTCTCTGGAAATCGACGCACTGCGCGGTGAAGCCGAACGCACGATCCGCATCGCCTGCACGGAAGGATTCTCGGCCACGTTCGTGCCGCGCGCGATGGCGGTGTTCCGCCGAACCGTCGCCCCGGCGTCGTTCGAGGTCGTGGTCGACACGGCCGCAGGCGTCACGCAGCGCGTGCGCGAAGCCGAATGCGATGTCGGTCTGACGTTCAGTTTCGGACCGGAAAAAGACATCCACACCGCGTTCTCCATGCCTTCGCCGATTCACGCGATCGTCGCGGCATCGCATCCGCTCGCGCAGGAGCCGCAGGTTTCGTTCCGTCGACTGCTCGCTTATCCGCTCGCGTTGCCGGGCGTGCATTCGACGCTGCACAAGCTGATCGATATCTATTGCAGCCGCGAAGGCGTCGCATGCAAGAGCGTGCTGAGCAGCGCAACGCTCGAAACGCTGCTCGGCTTCACCATCGCCAGCGACGCCGTCACGTTCAGCGGAGAACTGTTTGTGCGGCCGCGTCTGGCATCGGGCGAGCTGGTCGCGTTGCACGTGCCGGAACTCACGACGAGCGAACGCGCCATCGAAATCCAGACGCTCGCGCGGCGTGCGTTGCCGCCGCTTCTGGACGCGTTTATCGAACACTTGAGCCGCGAGCTCGCACCTGCCGCACGCGTTGAGCAAAAGTGA
- a CDS encoding MFS transporter has product MIDPNKSRRASFAVFALLYLGYCISYIDRSAIALSLVAIGKEFHVGSAALGVVMSTFYISYAAMQIPGGWIADRWGSKKVIVVSVAFWSLFTLMTGLAWSLASLIAIRFIFGLGEGGYPGAAVKGVTESVARADRPKMSALLMSSNYVGSFIAPLAIAPLILLLGWRHAFFVAGCAGLVFALFYLFAVKDTHQKRDSNGRAARIDGDATRALLKMPLMWKILLTWFGMGIVNKGLDAWMPAYLLTERHLDLKAVGMLTPLPFVAASISTALGGWILTRWFDGREKWLMAACCAISGFFLYQMYTAQTVTGVIAYQSIVYFFKSFVFAGVFALPAKFLPTNLIGTGAGMVNFGGQVAGFVAPAIIGLLVSATGNYDAVFGFLIVATAFALVTSLSIRLVPEATPHVGATKEA; this is encoded by the coding sequence ATGATCGACCCGAACAAGAGCAGACGCGCCAGCTTCGCGGTATTCGCGCTGCTCTATCTAGGCTATTGCATCTCATACATCGACCGCTCGGCGATCGCGCTCTCGCTCGTTGCCATCGGCAAGGAGTTTCATGTCGGCTCGGCCGCGCTCGGCGTCGTCATGAGCACGTTCTATATCAGCTATGCCGCCATGCAGATTCCCGGCGGCTGGATCGCCGACCGCTGGGGCAGCAAGAAGGTCATCGTCGTCTCGGTGGCATTCTGGTCGCTGTTCACGCTGATGACCGGCCTCGCGTGGTCGCTCGCCTCGTTGATCGCGATCCGTTTCATCTTCGGTCTGGGCGAAGGCGGTTATCCCGGCGCGGCCGTCAAGGGCGTCACCGAATCGGTGGCGCGAGCGGATCGTCCGAAGATGTCCGCGCTGCTAATGTCGTCGAACTACGTCGGCAGTTTCATCGCGCCGCTCGCGATCGCACCGCTGATTCTGCTGCTCGGCTGGCGCCATGCATTTTTCGTTGCGGGCTGCGCCGGCCTCGTGTTCGCGCTGTTTTATCTGTTCGCCGTGAAGGATACGCATCAGAAGCGCGATTCAAATGGCCGCGCCGCGCGCATCGACGGCGACGCGACGCGCGCGCTGCTCAAGATGCCGCTGATGTGGAAGATCCTGTTGACGTGGTTCGGCATGGGCATCGTCAACAAGGGGCTCGACGCGTGGATGCCCGCGTATCTGCTGACCGAACGCCACCTCGATCTGAAGGCCGTCGGCATGCTTACACCGTTGCCGTTCGTCGCGGCGAGCATCTCGACCGCACTCGGCGGCTGGATTCTCACGCGCTGGTTCGATGGTCGCGAGAAGTGGCTGATGGCCGCGTGCTGCGCGATCTCGGGGTTCTTCCTCTACCAGATGTACACGGCGCAAACGGTGACGGGCGTGATCGCGTATCAGTCGATCGTCTACTTCTTCAAATCGTTCGTGTTCGCAGGCGTGTTCGCGTTGCCGGCCAAATTCCTGCCGACCAATCTCATCGGCACGGGCGCGGGAATGGTCAACTTCGGCGGTCAGGTAGCGGGGTTCGTTGCGCCCGCAATCATCGGCCTGCTGGTGTCGGCGACGGGCAACTACGACGCCGTGTTCGGCTTTCTGATCGTGGCAACGGCGTTCGCGCTCGTCACGAGTCTGTCGATTCGTCTGGTGCCCGAAGCCACTCCGCACGTGGGCGCGACGAAAGAAGCCTGA
- a CDS encoding SAM-dependent methyltransferase: MRLKIGELANKAGLTVRTLHHYDAIGLLSPSQRTEGGARLYGQDDLIRLHRIEALKRFGYSLPDIKASLEGDPARVPLELLQRQIAELNAQALRAQRLGRRLQYIVDMVCAGSEIAAADWMKALELMNMYEKHLDDEELDALLASGPETAAPSDPAWAALIEEVRVAMQNALPTASDAAQALAWRWIRLVVRMTRNDPDLATKLMLMQLREPRARQIVGITVEMLEWIDEAFMHARCALLAKYLSPAQADGVRRRQFASAKHRAWPALVVELRANMAAGVDPGAAPVQAIVGRWQQLFRDSFCGDDAVLEARVRDALMREPDLQLGVGLDDSLLAYLNAAHLAGRDMSPVDGGPKPSALMVATQRAAHQLLDRPLVLDDPVALPILGAAEAQALRDNLDRFREPPSVGMRSSVIVRSRLAEDVWREAVERGIRQYVILGAGLDTSAFRHPDMPGRIFEVDLPATQAWKQARLREAGIAVPSSLHFVPVDFESVGLAEGLARAGFDADAPAVFSWLGVTMYLDEEAVIDTLRFIAGCAKGSAVLFEYVTPLSGLPTIMRIAMEQFTARLAERGEPWKTFFEPAVIAEKLSALGFSQVNAWTPEELNQRYLANRDDGLLIGVTPARLILATV; encoded by the coding sequence ATGCGACTGAAAATCGGCGAACTCGCGAACAAGGCGGGATTGACTGTCCGTACGCTTCACCACTACGACGCGATCGGGCTGCTGTCGCCGTCGCAGCGTACCGAAGGCGGCGCGCGCCTGTATGGGCAGGATGACCTGATCCGGCTGCATCGCATCGAGGCGCTGAAACGTTTCGGGTATTCGCTGCCGGACATCAAGGCGAGCCTCGAGGGCGACCCGGCTCGCGTTCCGCTGGAACTGCTGCAACGACAGATCGCCGAGTTGAATGCGCAGGCGCTGCGCGCGCAGCGCCTTGGCCGTCGCTTGCAATACATCGTCGACATGGTTTGCGCCGGTAGCGAGATCGCCGCCGCCGATTGGATGAAGGCTCTGGAGCTGATGAACATGTACGAAAAGCATCTCGATGACGAAGAACTCGATGCGTTGCTGGCATCCGGGCCTGAGACGGCGGCGCCGTCGGATCCGGCATGGGCCGCGCTGATAGAGGAGGTCCGCGTTGCCATGCAGAACGCGTTGCCCACCGCGAGCGATGCGGCTCAGGCTTTGGCGTGGCGCTGGATCCGGCTCGTGGTCCGGATGACGCGCAATGACCCGGACCTCGCGACCAAGCTGATGCTGATGCAGCTGCGCGAGCCGCGCGCGCGGCAAATCGTGGGCATTACCGTCGAGATGCTGGAATGGATCGACGAAGCCTTCATGCACGCGCGCTGCGCGCTGCTCGCGAAGTATCTCAGTCCGGCGCAGGCCGACGGGGTGCGCCGTCGTCAGTTCGCGAGCGCGAAGCATCGCGCATGGCCGGCGCTGGTGGTCGAGCTGAGGGCGAACATGGCAGCCGGTGTCGACCCCGGCGCCGCGCCGGTGCAGGCGATCGTCGGGCGCTGGCAGCAACTGTTCCGCGACAGCTTTTGCGGAGACGACGCGGTGCTGGAGGCACGTGTGCGCGATGCGTTGATGCGCGAGCCCGATCTGCAACTGGGCGTGGGCCTCGACGATTCGCTGCTCGCGTATCTGAACGCCGCGCATCTCGCCGGCCGCGACATGTCGCCAGTCGACGGCGGCCCGAAGCCGAGCGCGTTGATGGTCGCGACGCAGCGCGCCGCACATCAACTGCTCGATCGGCCGCTGGTGCTCGACGATCCCGTTGCGCTGCCGATCCTCGGTGCCGCCGAAGCACAGGCGCTGCGTGACAATCTCGACCGATTCCGCGAGCCGCCGTCGGTCGGCATGCGCAGCTCGGTCATCGTGCGCAGCCGGCTGGCCGAAGACGTGTGGCGCGAGGCCGTCGAACGCGGCATTCGTCAGTACGTGATTCTCGGGGCGGGGCTCGATACCAGCGCGTTTCGGCATCCCGATATGCCCGGGCGAATCTTCGAGGTCGATTTGCCGGCAACGCAGGCGTGGAAGCAGGCTCGCTTGCGTGAGGCAGGCATCGCGGTGCCGTCGTCGCTGCATTTCGTGCCGGTCGACTTCGAAAGCGTCGGGCTGGCGGAGGGATTGGCGCGGGCGGGTTTCGACGCCGATGCGCCGGCCGTTTTCAGCTGGCTCGGCGTGACGATGTATCTCGACGAGGAGGCGGTCATCGACACGTTGCGCTTCATCGCCGGTTGCGCGAAAGGCAGCGCCGTGCTGTTCGAGTACGTGACGCCGCTTTCGGGCTTGCCGACGATCATGCGTATCGCGATGGAGCAGTTTACGGCGCGGCTCGCCGAGCGCGGCGAACCGTGGAAGACCTTTTTCGAACCGGCCGTCATTGCCGAGAAGTTGAGTGCGTTGGGGTTCAGCCAGGTCAATGCGTGGACGCCGGAGGAGTTGAACCAGCGCTATCTGGCGAACCGCGACGACGGATTGCTCATCGGGGTGACGCCTGCGCGGTTGATTCTTGCGACGGTTTGA
- a CDS encoding LysE family translocator encodes MTYIAQLVAVGGVMLLACVSPGPDLIAVTSHALAKRRAGLYATAGISTSHALWAALAIFGLGLILAKLAWLYEVIRIAGAVYLVYLGGKTLAGLRKPMQQTEVDAQSAKSDGQAYRRGLLVGLTNPKAAAFFGSLFITVLPAHAPLWVHGATLIIVTAVSLTWFSAMAILFSTERVQVGYARIRKPIDAVMGTILLGLGAKLALDR; translated from the coding sequence ATGACCTACATTGCTCAACTTGTCGCCGTCGGCGGCGTAATGCTTCTGGCCTGCGTCAGCCCCGGTCCCGACCTCATCGCCGTCACGTCGCATGCACTTGCCAAACGACGGGCCGGTCTTTATGCCACTGCCGGCATTTCGACTTCACATGCGTTATGGGCGGCGCTGGCAATCTTCGGCCTTGGGCTCATCCTCGCAAAGCTCGCATGGCTGTATGAAGTCATTCGGATCGCCGGCGCGGTTTATCTCGTCTATCTCGGCGGAAAGACGCTCGCCGGGTTGAGAAAACCGATGCAGCAAACCGAGGTAGATGCGCAGTCCGCCAAGAGCGACGGGCAGGCATATCGACGAGGTCTGTTGGTCGGACTTACCAACCCGAAAGCGGCGGCGTTTTTCGGCAGCCTTTTCATCACGGTCCTGCCGGCGCATGCCCCGCTGTGGGTGCACGGCGCGACCTTGATCATCGTTACGGCAGTCTCGCTGACGTGGTTCAGCGCGATGGCGATTCTGTTTTCCACCGAGCGCGTGCAAGTGGGTTACGCGCGCATACGCAAGCCGATCGATGCCGTGATGGGGACTATCTTGCTCGGTCTGGGTGCGAAGCTCGCGCTGGATCGATAG
- a CDS encoding glutaminase → MNYQPILERIHTELAPWIGQGRVADYIPELAKVPADKFGMAVVTLDGNVYTVGDARERFSIQSISKLFACTLAFQLLGDALWERVGREPSGTAFNSLVQLESERGKPRNPFINAGALVVTDVLCRRFVKAETALVEFVRRLIGATDVDYDSRVALSELQHAERNRAMAHFMASFGNMQMPPDTVIDAYCRQCAIEMNCIELAQAALFLANGGVAPVTGERIVDASSAKRLSALMLTCGTYDAAGDFVYRVGLPAKSGVGGGIVAVLPGEMAVCVWAPGLDANGNSLAGTLALEWLTTYSGRSIF, encoded by the coding sequence ATGAACTACCAGCCGATTCTCGAACGCATCCACACCGAACTCGCCCCCTGGATCGGCCAGGGCCGCGTGGCCGACTACATTCCCGAGCTGGCGAAAGTGCCGGCCGACAAGTTCGGGATGGCCGTCGTGACGCTCGACGGCAACGTTTACACGGTCGGCGACGCGCGGGAGCGCTTCTCGATCCAGAGCATCTCGAAGCTGTTCGCGTGCACGCTGGCGTTCCAGCTGCTCGGCGACGCGCTGTGGGAGCGGGTGGGCCGCGAGCCGTCGGGCACCGCGTTCAACTCGCTGGTGCAGCTCGAAAGCGAGCGCGGCAAGCCGCGCAATCCGTTCATCAACGCCGGCGCGCTGGTCGTCACCGACGTGCTGTGCCGCCGTTTCGTGAAGGCCGAGACGGCGCTCGTCGAATTCGTGCGGCGGCTGATCGGCGCGACCGACGTGGATTACGATTCGCGCGTCGCGCTTTCCGAGCTTCAGCACGCGGAGCGCAACCGTGCGATGGCGCATTTCATGGCGAGCTTCGGCAACATGCAGATGCCGCCGGACACGGTGATCGACGCGTACTGTCGCCAGTGCGCGATCGAGATGAACTGCATCGAACTCGCGCAGGCCGCGCTGTTTCTCGCGAACGGCGGCGTCGCGCCCGTCACCGGCGAGCGGATCGTCGATGCGAGCTCGGCCAAGCGGCTGTCGGCGCTGATGCTGACCTGCGGCACCTATGACGCGGCGGGGGATTTCGTCTATCGGGTCGGGCTGCCGGCGAAGAGCGGCGTGGGCGGCGGGATCGTCGCGGTGCTGCCGGGGGAAATGGCCGTTTGCGTGTGGGCGCCGGGGCTCGATGCGAATGGAAATTCGTTGGCGGGGACGCTGGCTCTCGAATGGCTGACCACGTATTCGGGGCGGTCGATTTTTTGA